The following proteins are encoded in a genomic region of Drosophila miranda strain MSH22 chromosome 4, D.miranda_PacBio2.1, whole genome shotgun sequence:
- the LOC108162332 gene encoding DNA repair protein complementing XP-G cells homolog isoform X1: MGVTGLWKLIEPCGKPVPVETLEGKILAVGESSISRLCEIISNFNCNYGLADISIWLHQVVKGFQDNKGSALNNAHLLGLFHRLCKLLYYRVRPVFIFDGCTPQLKRDTIARRQQQRNKLSNEADRIQALLLQSLAREKVVQQALGKNAELLLKSPVKRPPPSKSKNDEDDLFKLPELPASAAGQDNPDESDQDLDYTSASATSDSSFDESTARHAYNSSLQAIDVKSQNFKNLPADVRHEILTDIKETRKQSSWGRLHELPARSDDFCSFQMKRLLKRRAVQESLEQAEQEMGGHTLTYSELCDFFSEEGIVTPTAIEQSTRQISSDEHTRFLLVRDLKKKALESTKTEMKMETIEELPETKPPVDEEKPSTSSKAETVEMGTEYDADLAQALALSLEESTTKVYDEKDYDYDSDQELRLNRAQSKQLRHAAKGPARAYMIEYGGMNDEEVGNIMESTQLNDTQSLEHLLGTTVVPVDIANDSVEEAKQLSKAIEESKKSLLEDKVQIIDTDTDSDLEEVVETKASAGLEIRLDITNNLKPTNDLFADIFEEDSGKEKAADESEDDEDFIEVPESEELKIIEDSQEKPITDETSPGTETIEVKESQEEMPTEEKENKETADTTQTKTKPDLDSILNDLKKETDAVKDIKLAVDEPEPETKPKPVLSSILDDLQKEIAAVKNIKLEQVKLNNSTIIEVSSDDEAVSKVKANANTEEVIELCDSDDNQKQRISPNKTPSKNKSIKDFFDTSYVVKRTPDKSPVADNGTPPGTPKVSQPFYRKRTPKSDRKRAADGSDDSDEEVSPTKRSSKASKSLFEGNEPETEPPKAVDPEELIRDAAETLKSQKTSEELQSMADNLAQERKELEIERNRQDRMGMSISQRMSTDCQELLRLFGIPYIVAPMEAEAQCAFLNATELTHGTITDDSDIWLFGGRTVYKNFFAQNKHVLEFRAEQIEQTFNCNRGKLIQLACLVGSDYTTGIHGIGAVTAMEILASFSTTLDASSPASSGNQSVLATLVRFRDWWQAHKSTSLPPGSSARLALRKKLKNIDLHEGFPNMAVVEAYLDPKVDDNRDAFSWGSPDVESIREFTRKSFGWTTSKTDDILQPVIKKINEKKIQGSIRNYFTAKSALRVQQPQVSKRVQSAIDKMSGKIDAETPEKPKKVVRTRRAKKAATEAEPADVESEAKPARPKRGKRKASTTETPDEQPSTSQPTPKPGKCPRIPDTTEIIPQRERDLEQMRLNKARAAEVMKKAAKSTKK, from the exons ATGGGAGTCACGGGCTTGTGGAAGCTAATTGAGCCCTGCGGCAAGCCCGTGCCGGTTGAGACTttagaagggaaaatactGGCCGTGGGTGAGTCTTCGATTTCACGGCTTTGTGAAATTATATCTAATTTCAATTGTAACTACGGCCTTGCAGACATATCCATATGGCTGCATCAGGTTGTGAAGGGTTTCCAGGATAACAAGGGCTCCGCTCTGAACAATGCCCATCTTTTGGGTTTGTTTCATCGCCTGTGCAAGCTGCTCTACTACCGGGTGAGGCCAGTCTTCATATTCGATGGATGTACGCCTCAACTGAAAAGGGATACGATT GCGCGtcgtcagcagcagcgcaatAAACTTAGCAACGAAGCAGACCGCATACAGGCTCTTCTCTTGCAGTCCCTGGCCAGGGAGAAGGTGGTGCAACAGGCGCTGGgcaagaatgctgagcttttGTTGAAATCACCAGTGAAACGACCGCCGCCCAGCAAGTCCAAAAACGATGAGGATGATCTATTTAAGCTGCCAGAGTTGCCGGCTTCGGCCGCTGGGCAGGATAACCCAGATGAAAGCGACCAGGATTTGGACTAcaccagtgccagtgccacttCGGATAGCTCATTTGATGAGTCCACCGCTCGGCATGCGTACAATTCGAGTCTGCAGGCCATCGATGTCAAGAGTCAGAACTTTAAGAACCTTCCCGCCGACGTTCGTCACGAGATACTCACCGACATCAAGGAGACGCGCAAACAGTCTTCCTGGGGGCGCCTGCATGAGTTACCCGCCCGCAGCGATGACTTCTGCTCCTTCCAGATGAAGCGTCTGCTGAAGCGACGCGCCGTCCAGGAGAGCCTGGAGCAGGCGGAACAGGAAATGGGCGGACACACGCTTACCTATTCCGAGCTGTGTGACTTTTTCAGCGAGGAGGGCATTGTAACGCCCACGGCCATAGAGCAGAGCACGCGGCAAATCAGCTCGGATGAGCATACGCGATTCCTGCTGGTCAGGGATCTCAAGAAGAAGGCATTGGAAAGCACCAAAACCGAGATGAAAATGGAGACAATTGAGGAGCTGCCAGAGACAAAGCCGCCAGTTGATGAGGAGAAGCCATCTACATCCAGCAAGGCGGAGACTGTTGAAATGGGCACTGAATACGATGCGGACTTGGCGCAGGCCTTGGCCCTCTCACTGGAAGAGAGCACCACAAAAGTGTATGACGAGAAGGACTACGACTATGACTCGGATCAGGAGTTGCGGCTCAATCGTGCTCAAAGCAAACAGTTGCGACACGCAGCCAAGGGTCCGGCCAGAGCATACATGATTGAATATGGCGGCATGAACGATGAGGAGGTGGGCAACATAATGGAGTCCACTCAATTGAATGATACGCAAAGCCTCGAACACTTACTAGGCACAACTGTAGTCCCCGTCGATATAGCAAACGATTCCGTGGAGGAGGCCAAGCAACTCTCAAAGGCCATTGAAGAGAGCAAGAAGAGTCTCCTAGAGGATAAGGTACAGATTATAGACACCGATACGGACTCTGATTTGGAGGAAGTTGTGGAAACAAAGGCATCGGCTGGTCTAGAAATTCGTTTGGACATCACTAATAATCTAAAGCCCACCAATGATCTGTTTGCGGATATATTCGAAGAGGACTCTGGCAAGGAAAAAGCGGCAGATGAAAGCGAAGACGATGAAGATTTCATAGAGGTACCTGAGAGTGAGGAATTGAAGATCATTGAAGATTCTCAGGAGAAACCAATCACAGATGAAACTAGTCCAGGAACTGAAACAATCGAAGTAAAAGAAAGCCAAGAAGAAATGCCTACTGAAGAGAAGGAGAACAAAGAGACAGCAGACACAACCCAAACGAAAACCAAACCTGACTTGGACTCTATATTGAACGATTTGAAAAAGGAAACCGATGCAGTCAAAGATATCAAACTAGCAGTGGacgaacccgaacccgaaaCCAAACCCAAGCCTGTTCTTAGCTCCATTCTCGATGACCTGCAGAAAGAAATCGCTGCCGTGAAGAACATCAAGTTGGAGCAGGTCAAGCTGAACAATAGCACTATCATTGAGGTATCCTCCGACGACGAAGCAGTCTCCAAAGTCAAAGCCAATGCCAACACCGAAGAAGTGATTGAGTTATGCGACAGCGATGACAATCAGAAGCAACGAATCTCCCCCAATAAAACGCCGAGTAAAAACAAATCCATAAAGGATTTCTTTGACACCAGTTATGTGGTGAAAAGGACACCGGACAAGTCGCCAGTGGCCGATAACGGTACACCGCCGGGTACACCAAAGGTATCGCAACCATTCTACAGGAAGCGAACACCCAAATCTGATCGAAAACGGGCTGCTGATGGGTCAGACGACAGTGATGAGGAAGTTTCGCCCACGAAAAGGTCCAGCAAGGCTTCAAAGTCTCTTTTTGAGGGAAACGAGCCAGAGACGGAGCCACCGAAGGCTGTGGATCCTGAG GAGCTCATCAGAGATGCAGCAGAGACCCTTAAGTCCCAGAAGACCTCCGAGGAGCTGCAGTCGATGGCTGATAATTTGGCCCAGGAACGCAAGGAATTGGAAATCGAACGCAATCGACAGGACCGCATGGGCATGTCCATAAGCCAACGCATGAGCACAGATTGCCAGGAGCTACTACGCCTCTTTGGGATACCATACATTGTAGCCCCCATGGAGGCCGAGGCGCAGTGTGCCTTCCTGAATGCCACCGAACTAACGCACGGCACCATCACGGATGACAGCGATATCTGGCTCTTTGGAGGCCGCACTGTCTACAAGAACTTCTTCGCCCAGAACAAGCATGTTCTGGAGTTCCGGGCCGAGCAGATCGAGCAGACATTCAACTGCAATCGGGGCAAGCTGATACAGTTGGCTTGCCTGGTGGGCAGTGACTACACCACGGGCATTCATGGAATTGGTGCAGTGACGGCCATGGAAATTCTCGCCTCCTTCTCGACCACACTGGATGCCTCCAGCCCTGCCTCTAGCGGCAACCAATCAGTTTTAGCCACTTTGGTTAGGTTCCGGGACTGGTGGCAGGCACACAAGAGCACCAGCCTACCTCCAGGCAGTTCCGCCCGCCTGGCGCTTCGAAAGAAGCTGAAGAATATTGATCTGCACGAGGGCTTCCCAAACATGGCCGTGGTGGAGGCGTATCTGGATCCCAAGGTGGACGACAATCGCGATGCCTTCAGCTGGGGCTCACCGGATGTGGAATCGATCAGAGAATTCACTCGAAAGTCTTTCGGTTGGACGACATCCAAGACAGACGACATCCTCCAGCCGGTGATCAAGAAAATCAACGAGAAAAAGATTCAGGGTTCCATTCGCAACTATTTCACGGCCAAGAGTGCCTTGAGGGTCCAACAGCCTCAGGTCAGCAAACGCGTTCAATCGGCCATTGACAAGATGTCGGGCAAGATCGATGCAGAGACGCCGGAGAAACCAAAAAAGGTCGTTCGTACCAGGCGGGCTAAGAAAGCTGCGACGGAGGCTGAGCCAGCGGATGTGGAATCCGAGGCCAAGCCCGCACGTCCCAAGCGTGGCAAACGAAAGGCTTCAACAACAGAAACACCTGATGAACAGCCATCCACATCGCAGCCGACACCAAAGCCTGGCAAATGTCCGAGGATACCAGACACCACAGAAATCATACCACAAAGAGAAAGGGACTTGGAGCAGATGCGTCTGAACAAGGCCAGGGCAGCGGAAGTGATGAAAAAGGCAGCTAAAagcacaaaaaaataa
- the LOC108162332 gene encoding DNA repair protein complementing XP-G cells homolog isoform X2: protein MGVTGLWKLIEPCGKPVPVETLEGKILAVDISIWLHQVVKGFQDNKGSALNNAHLLGLFHRLCKLLYYRVRPVFIFDGCTPQLKRDTIARRQQQRNKLSNEADRIQALLLQSLAREKVVQQALGKNAELLLKSPVKRPPPSKSKNDEDDLFKLPELPASAAGQDNPDESDQDLDYTSASATSDSSFDESTARHAYNSSLQAIDVKSQNFKNLPADVRHEILTDIKETRKQSSWGRLHELPARSDDFCSFQMKRLLKRRAVQESLEQAEQEMGGHTLTYSELCDFFSEEGIVTPTAIEQSTRQISSDEHTRFLLVRDLKKKALESTKTEMKMETIEELPETKPPVDEEKPSTSSKAETVEMGTEYDADLAQALALSLEESTTKVYDEKDYDYDSDQELRLNRAQSKQLRHAAKGPARAYMIEYGGMNDEEVGNIMESTQLNDTQSLEHLLGTTVVPVDIANDSVEEAKQLSKAIEESKKSLLEDKVQIIDTDTDSDLEEVVETKASAGLEIRLDITNNLKPTNDLFADIFEEDSGKEKAADESEDDEDFIEVPESEELKIIEDSQEKPITDETSPGTETIEVKESQEEMPTEEKENKETADTTQTKTKPDLDSILNDLKKETDAVKDIKLAVDEPEPETKPKPVLSSILDDLQKEIAAVKNIKLEQVKLNNSTIIEVSSDDEAVSKVKANANTEEVIELCDSDDNQKQRISPNKTPSKNKSIKDFFDTSYVVKRTPDKSPVADNGTPPGTPKVSQPFYRKRTPKSDRKRAADGSDDSDEEVSPTKRSSKASKSLFEGNEPETEPPKAVDPEELIRDAAETLKSQKTSEELQSMADNLAQERKELEIERNRQDRMGMSISQRMSTDCQELLRLFGIPYIVAPMEAEAQCAFLNATELTHGTITDDSDIWLFGGRTVYKNFFAQNKHVLEFRAEQIEQTFNCNRGKLIQLACLVGSDYTTGIHGIGAVTAMEILASFSTTLDASSPASSGNQSVLATLVRFRDWWQAHKSTSLPPGSSARLALRKKLKNIDLHEGFPNMAVVEAYLDPKVDDNRDAFSWGSPDVESIREFTRKSFGWTTSKTDDILQPVIKKINEKKIQGSIRNYFTAKSALRVQQPQVSKRVQSAIDKMSGKIDAETPEKPKKVVRTRRAKKAATEAEPADVESEAKPARPKRGKRKASTTETPDEQPSTSQPTPKPGKCPRIPDTTEIIPQRERDLEQMRLNKARAAEVMKKAAKSTKK, encoded by the exons ATGGGAGTCACGGGCTTGTGGAAGCTAATTGAGCCCTGCGGCAAGCCCGTGCCGGTTGAGACTttagaagggaaaatactGGCCGTGG ACATATCCATATGGCTGCATCAGGTTGTGAAGGGTTTCCAGGATAACAAGGGCTCCGCTCTGAACAATGCCCATCTTTTGGGTTTGTTTCATCGCCTGTGCAAGCTGCTCTACTACCGGGTGAGGCCAGTCTTCATATTCGATGGATGTACGCCTCAACTGAAAAGGGATACGATT GCGCGtcgtcagcagcagcgcaatAAACTTAGCAACGAAGCAGACCGCATACAGGCTCTTCTCTTGCAGTCCCTGGCCAGGGAGAAGGTGGTGCAACAGGCGCTGGgcaagaatgctgagcttttGTTGAAATCACCAGTGAAACGACCGCCGCCCAGCAAGTCCAAAAACGATGAGGATGATCTATTTAAGCTGCCAGAGTTGCCGGCTTCGGCCGCTGGGCAGGATAACCCAGATGAAAGCGACCAGGATTTGGACTAcaccagtgccagtgccacttCGGATAGCTCATTTGATGAGTCCACCGCTCGGCATGCGTACAATTCGAGTCTGCAGGCCATCGATGTCAAGAGTCAGAACTTTAAGAACCTTCCCGCCGACGTTCGTCACGAGATACTCACCGACATCAAGGAGACGCGCAAACAGTCTTCCTGGGGGCGCCTGCATGAGTTACCCGCCCGCAGCGATGACTTCTGCTCCTTCCAGATGAAGCGTCTGCTGAAGCGACGCGCCGTCCAGGAGAGCCTGGAGCAGGCGGAACAGGAAATGGGCGGACACACGCTTACCTATTCCGAGCTGTGTGACTTTTTCAGCGAGGAGGGCATTGTAACGCCCACGGCCATAGAGCAGAGCACGCGGCAAATCAGCTCGGATGAGCATACGCGATTCCTGCTGGTCAGGGATCTCAAGAAGAAGGCATTGGAAAGCACCAAAACCGAGATGAAAATGGAGACAATTGAGGAGCTGCCAGAGACAAAGCCGCCAGTTGATGAGGAGAAGCCATCTACATCCAGCAAGGCGGAGACTGTTGAAATGGGCACTGAATACGATGCGGACTTGGCGCAGGCCTTGGCCCTCTCACTGGAAGAGAGCACCACAAAAGTGTATGACGAGAAGGACTACGACTATGACTCGGATCAGGAGTTGCGGCTCAATCGTGCTCAAAGCAAACAGTTGCGACACGCAGCCAAGGGTCCGGCCAGAGCATACATGATTGAATATGGCGGCATGAACGATGAGGAGGTGGGCAACATAATGGAGTCCACTCAATTGAATGATACGCAAAGCCTCGAACACTTACTAGGCACAACTGTAGTCCCCGTCGATATAGCAAACGATTCCGTGGAGGAGGCCAAGCAACTCTCAAAGGCCATTGAAGAGAGCAAGAAGAGTCTCCTAGAGGATAAGGTACAGATTATAGACACCGATACGGACTCTGATTTGGAGGAAGTTGTGGAAACAAAGGCATCGGCTGGTCTAGAAATTCGTTTGGACATCACTAATAATCTAAAGCCCACCAATGATCTGTTTGCGGATATATTCGAAGAGGACTCTGGCAAGGAAAAAGCGGCAGATGAAAGCGAAGACGATGAAGATTTCATAGAGGTACCTGAGAGTGAGGAATTGAAGATCATTGAAGATTCTCAGGAGAAACCAATCACAGATGAAACTAGTCCAGGAACTGAAACAATCGAAGTAAAAGAAAGCCAAGAAGAAATGCCTACTGAAGAGAAGGAGAACAAAGAGACAGCAGACACAACCCAAACGAAAACCAAACCTGACTTGGACTCTATATTGAACGATTTGAAAAAGGAAACCGATGCAGTCAAAGATATCAAACTAGCAGTGGacgaacccgaacccgaaaCCAAACCCAAGCCTGTTCTTAGCTCCATTCTCGATGACCTGCAGAAAGAAATCGCTGCCGTGAAGAACATCAAGTTGGAGCAGGTCAAGCTGAACAATAGCACTATCATTGAGGTATCCTCCGACGACGAAGCAGTCTCCAAAGTCAAAGCCAATGCCAACACCGAAGAAGTGATTGAGTTATGCGACAGCGATGACAATCAGAAGCAACGAATCTCCCCCAATAAAACGCCGAGTAAAAACAAATCCATAAAGGATTTCTTTGACACCAGTTATGTGGTGAAAAGGACACCGGACAAGTCGCCAGTGGCCGATAACGGTACACCGCCGGGTACACCAAAGGTATCGCAACCATTCTACAGGAAGCGAACACCCAAATCTGATCGAAAACGGGCTGCTGATGGGTCAGACGACAGTGATGAGGAAGTTTCGCCCACGAAAAGGTCCAGCAAGGCTTCAAAGTCTCTTTTTGAGGGAAACGAGCCAGAGACGGAGCCACCGAAGGCTGTGGATCCTGAG GAGCTCATCAGAGATGCAGCAGAGACCCTTAAGTCCCAGAAGACCTCCGAGGAGCTGCAGTCGATGGCTGATAATTTGGCCCAGGAACGCAAGGAATTGGAAATCGAACGCAATCGACAGGACCGCATGGGCATGTCCATAAGCCAACGCATGAGCACAGATTGCCAGGAGCTACTACGCCTCTTTGGGATACCATACATTGTAGCCCCCATGGAGGCCGAGGCGCAGTGTGCCTTCCTGAATGCCACCGAACTAACGCACGGCACCATCACGGATGACAGCGATATCTGGCTCTTTGGAGGCCGCACTGTCTACAAGAACTTCTTCGCCCAGAACAAGCATGTTCTGGAGTTCCGGGCCGAGCAGATCGAGCAGACATTCAACTGCAATCGGGGCAAGCTGATACAGTTGGCTTGCCTGGTGGGCAGTGACTACACCACGGGCATTCATGGAATTGGTGCAGTGACGGCCATGGAAATTCTCGCCTCCTTCTCGACCACACTGGATGCCTCCAGCCCTGCCTCTAGCGGCAACCAATCAGTTTTAGCCACTTTGGTTAGGTTCCGGGACTGGTGGCAGGCACACAAGAGCACCAGCCTACCTCCAGGCAGTTCCGCCCGCCTGGCGCTTCGAAAGAAGCTGAAGAATATTGATCTGCACGAGGGCTTCCCAAACATGGCCGTGGTGGAGGCGTATCTGGATCCCAAGGTGGACGACAATCGCGATGCCTTCAGCTGGGGCTCACCGGATGTGGAATCGATCAGAGAATTCACTCGAAAGTCTTTCGGTTGGACGACATCCAAGACAGACGACATCCTCCAGCCGGTGATCAAGAAAATCAACGAGAAAAAGATTCAGGGTTCCATTCGCAACTATTTCACGGCCAAGAGTGCCTTGAGGGTCCAACAGCCTCAGGTCAGCAAACGCGTTCAATCGGCCATTGACAAGATGTCGGGCAAGATCGATGCAGAGACGCCGGAGAAACCAAAAAAGGTCGTTCGTACCAGGCGGGCTAAGAAAGCTGCGACGGAGGCTGAGCCAGCGGATGTGGAATCCGAGGCCAAGCCCGCACGTCCCAAGCGTGGCAAACGAAAGGCTTCAACAACAGAAACACCTGATGAACAGCCATCCACATCGCAGCCGACACCAAAGCCTGGCAAATGTCCGAGGATACCAGACACCACAGAAATCATACCACAAAGAGAAAGGGACTTGGAGCAGATGCGTCTGAACAAGGCCAGGGCAGCGGAAGTGATGAAAAAGGCAGCTAAAagcacaaaaaaataa
- the LOC108162334 gene encoding uncharacterized protein LOC108162334: MYKNSKEDRVRKRLKTTSRVYQSKVQLGHQQEKAPLEEPNLKILPDKLSIIKNSATLLKPKLIHLQNAADATLKQEEGPTEKLELKIQPDELPVIKRSETHLTPKQGHLLKAPEAKLKLEHQQEKGPPVKPELKILPDKLCEIMRSETHLETKDSHPQNLNEIKCKLEEEKEGKDVSFTEFIEKQGWGSFSMDFLKDLNGHKSQRVHHSSRLSPRTNIDKLQTARMDFKSIDWFESVESNNRVIFPSSSCAHSDVDNDYVAKLRAKWTDFFAQQKKTPMELRLEERRRQIQKKESVKGANEQQRTKQTRSKLQPRRSLSALYREPRQTHRMRKAMESIAEELAGMNIQPEESGECSHGYTCSGESSCSQSKY; the protein is encoded by the coding sequence ATGTATAAGAATTCGAAGGAGGACCGCGTTAGAAAGCGCCTGAAGACTACCAGTAGAGTCTATCAATCTAAGGTCCAATTAGGACATCAACAAGAAAAAGCTCCCCTAGAAGAGCCCAATCTTAAGATACTGCCAGATAAACTATCCATAATTAAGAACTCGGCAACTCTTTTGAAACCAAAACTGATCCATCTCCAAAATGCAGCAGACGCTACGCTCAAACAAGAGGAAGGTCCCACAGAGAAACTCGAACTTAAGATACAGCCAGATGAGCTACCCGTAATTAAGAGATCAGAAACTCATTTGACACCAAAGCAGGGACACCTCCTAAAGGCACCAGAAGCTAAGCTCAAATTGGAACACCAACAAGAGAAAGGTCCCCCAGTGAAACCGGAACTTAAGATACTGCCAGATAAATTATGCGAAATCATGAGATCAGAAACTCATTTGGAAACGAAGGACAGCCATCCCCAAAATTTAAACGAGATCAAGTGCAAAttagaagaagaaaaagaaggtAAAGATGTGTCATTTACAGAATTCATAGAAAAGCAGGGATGGGGATCGTTTTCCATGGACTTTTTGAAGGATTTGAATGGACACAAAAGCCAACGCGTCCATCATTCGAGCAGACTCTCCCCAAGGACGAATATAGATAAACTACAAACTGCAAGGATGGACTTTAAGTCCATCGATTGGTTCGAATCGGTTGAAAGCAACAACAGGGTCATCTTTCCATCCTCATCTTGTGCTCATTCCGATGTTGACAACGATTATGTGGCAAAGCTACGTGCAAAGTGGACCGATTTCTTCGCCCAACAAAAGAAGACGCCAATGGAACTACGCTTGGAGGAGCGGAGAAGACAAATACAGAAGAAAGAGTCAGTAAAGGGGGCTAACGAACAGCAGAGGACGAAGCAAACCCGAAGTAAGCTTCAGCCCAGAAGATCTCTCAGTGCTCTCTACAGAGAGCCTCGACAAACGCACCGCATGCGAAAAGCTATGGAATCAATTGCCGAGGAACTAGCCGGGATGAACATACAGCCCGAGGAGAGTGGTGAATGCTCACATGGATATACTTGTTCAGGAGAAAGTAGCTGTAGTCAGTCCAAGTATTAA